A genomic segment from Luteolibacter ambystomatis encodes:
- a CDS encoding M42 family metallopeptidase, whose protein sequence is MRDHALSLLKELTEAHSVPGHEDEVRAIFVDELEDSGDLSTDRNGSVFCETGSGPRVMIAGHMDEIGFLVQNITPDGFIQFVTVGGWWEHSLLSQRVEIRTRSGEKITGVVCSKPPHFLPEAQRRQVMTIDQLFIDVGATSRKEAEDEFGISLGDPIAPVSLFTPMTKEDWFMAKAFDNRVGMAGTIQAGRILSQSSHPNRLILTGTVQEEVGLRGAKTAAFHAKPDVAIVLEGPPADDTPGFARSESQGRLGGGVQIRMFDPSAIMNPRLAHLAIQTAKEEGIPHQVTVRRSGGTDAGSFHLANSGVPCVVLGVPARYIHSHNSIIDLNDYLHLVALTVALARRLDTATVEGLTRYL, encoded by the coding sequence GTGCGTGACCATGCCTTGTCCCTGCTGAAGGAATTGACCGAAGCCCACTCCGTCCCGGGCCATGAGGACGAGGTGCGGGCGATTTTCGTGGATGAACTCGAAGACAGCGGGGATCTCTCCACCGACCGCAATGGCTCGGTGTTCTGCGAGACCGGCAGCGGCCCGCGCGTGATGATCGCCGGGCACATGGACGAGATCGGCTTCCTGGTGCAAAACATCACTCCGGACGGCTTCATCCAGTTCGTCACGGTCGGCGGCTGGTGGGAGCACAGCCTGCTCTCGCAGCGGGTTGAGATCCGCACCCGCTCGGGAGAGAAGATCACCGGTGTCGTGTGTTCGAAACCGCCGCATTTTCTGCCGGAGGCCCAGCGCCGCCAGGTCATGACCATCGACCAGCTTTTCATCGACGTGGGGGCGACTTCGCGGAAGGAAGCGGAGGACGAGTTCGGCATCTCGCTTGGCGATCCGATCGCACCGGTTTCCCTCTTCACCCCGATGACGAAGGAGGATTGGTTCATGGCCAAGGCCTTCGACAACCGCGTCGGCATGGCCGGAACGATCCAAGCCGGGCGTATCCTCAGCCAGTCCAGCCACCCGAACCGCCTGATCCTCACCGGCACCGTGCAGGAGGAAGTCGGCCTGCGTGGCGCAAAAACGGCCGCATTCCATGCCAAGCCGGATGTCGCCATCGTGCTGGAAGGCCCGCCTGCGGACGACACGCCGGGATTCGCCCGTTCCGAGTCCCAGGGCCGTCTCGGCGGTGGCGTGCAGATCCGCATGTTCGACCCCAGCGCGATCATGAACCCGCGCCTGGCGCATCTCGCGATCCAGACGGCGAAGGAAGAGGGGATTCCCCATCAGGTCACGGTCCGTCGCAGCGGCGGCACGGACGCGGGCTCCTTCCATCTCGCGAACAGCGGTGTGCCCTGTGTGGTGCTTGGTGTGCCAGCCCGCTACATCCACTCCCACAACAGCATCATCGACTTGAACGACTATCTGCACCTCGTCGCCCTCACCGTGGCACTGGCCCGCAGGCTGGATACGGCGACGGTCGAGGGGCTGACGCGTTATTTGTGA
- a CDS encoding sterol desaturase family protein: MKTLDTLLDYSLWPLLFGGAVAGMAYGMAHGHGPLAFNITYLILAAVLFTLEKVRPHEEDWHESDGQEIPDFAHTLLTKLSVQVLVVSATVLGIQTQMGDKPGGGFWPSQWPMFFQVALGLVVAEFGLYWAHRVAHEWMPLWRFHAVHHSSKKLWFFNTGRFHFIDTFKSMLFTVPCVAISGAPGPVTVWVGGITAFIGILTHCNIRMKFGWLNYIFNTPGLHRWHHSMDLREGNKNYGENLVLWDLIFRTYYDDSRRRPPKRIGIHEAMPKTFFGQLAVPFYWKRYQAEQKRLKLEAKAAKAAAKKEKRAKETEPAGV, encoded by the coding sequence ATGAAGACGCTCGATACGCTGCTCGATTACTCACTCTGGCCGCTGCTGTTCGGCGGAGCGGTGGCCGGGATGGCCTATGGCATGGCCCATGGGCACGGTCCGCTCGCTTTCAACATCACCTATCTGATCCTGGCCGCCGTCCTGTTCACGTTGGAGAAGGTGAGACCGCACGAGGAAGATTGGCATGAATCCGACGGTCAGGAGATTCCGGATTTCGCCCACACCCTGCTGACGAAGCTCTCGGTGCAGGTGTTGGTCGTGTCCGCCACCGTGCTGGGCATCCAGACCCAGATGGGGGACAAGCCGGGAGGCGGTTTCTGGCCTTCCCAATGGCCGATGTTCTTCCAGGTCGCACTTGGTCTGGTGGTGGCGGAGTTCGGCCTCTATTGGGCGCACCGCGTGGCGCATGAATGGATGCCGCTGTGGCGCTTCCACGCCGTGCATCATAGCTCGAAGAAACTGTGGTTCTTCAACACCGGCCGGTTCCATTTCATCGATACCTTCAAAAGCATGCTCTTCACCGTTCCGTGCGTGGCCATTTCCGGCGCGCCGGGGCCGGTGACCGTGTGGGTCGGTGGCATCACCGCCTTCATCGGCATCCTCACGCACTGCAACATCCGGATGAAATTCGGATGGCTCAACTACATCTTCAACACGCCCGGCCTGCACCGCTGGCATCACTCGATGGATCTCCGGGAGGGCAACAAGAACTACGGCGAGAATCTGGTGCTGTGGGATTTGATCTTCCGCACCTACTACGATGACTCTCGTAGGCGTCCGCCGAAGCGGATCGGTATCCACGAAGCCATGCCGAAGACCTTCTTCGGCCAGCTCGCCGTGCCGTTCTACTGGAAGCGCTACCAAGCCGAGCAAAAGCGCCTGAAGTTGGAAGCGAAGGCTGCGAAAGCGGCCGCCAAGAAGGAAAAACGCGCAAAGGAGACCGAGCCAGCCGGCGTGTGA
- a CDS encoding SHD1 domain-containing protein, translated as MRPPFLPLLLLAACCHAEESSRTWTDSGGRSFEGSYVSATTEKVIIRRATDGKVFEVERDKLSQGDLDYLAAITRRSVPPGGEWGDRPDGPPDFRLRGRVGTMLTGYEASQANFGAPWPKSAGIAKPPAVTVGEQNAAEHRFIYESPHFRIQSDVALLDDLPVKIASILEAGFQAHHDLPLNNRRTRSPGAPKLRVSLYRTIEDFRADGGLPGTVGSYLAREDRLLIPLEGLGVKKAGSGYEFDFSAGFHNVRHELCHLLWADIGNMAGIWMSEGFAEYMACAPYDNLRFNFVRLPDAALEFAIGGNKKLASRSLGKEIVMPRLREFMSQSQPEFYEDPNKNYGLGLLLVYYFLVLDGDGSGGRFKAAIKACQDEGREEALSALSGGRDYVQLEKDFVNALRNKGVTVTFQ; from the coding sequence GTGCGTCCCCCGTTCCTTCCGCTGCTTCTGCTCGCCGCCTGCTGTCATGCGGAAGAATCCTCGCGCACATGGACGGACAGCGGCGGCCGCAGCTTCGAAGGAAGCTATGTCTCCGCCACCACGGAAAAGGTCATCATCCGCCGGGCCACGGACGGCAAGGTGTTCGAAGTGGAGCGGGACAAGCTTTCCCAGGGCGATCTCGACTATCTCGCCGCCATCACCAGAAGGAGCGTGCCGCCAGGAGGCGAATGGGGTGACCGCCCGGATGGCCCTCCGGATTTCCGCCTCCGGGGTCGTGTGGGAACAATGCTCACTGGCTACGAAGCCTCGCAGGCGAACTTCGGAGCGCCATGGCCGAAGAGCGCGGGCATCGCGAAGCCGCCCGCCGTCACCGTGGGCGAACAGAATGCCGCGGAGCACCGCTTCATCTACGAGTCGCCACACTTCCGCATCCAAAGTGATGTGGCGCTGTTGGACGATCTGCCGGTGAAGATCGCCTCGATCCTGGAGGCCGGTTTCCAAGCCCACCACGACCTGCCGCTGAACAACCGCCGCACGCGCTCTCCCGGTGCTCCGAAGCTACGCGTGTCCCTCTACCGCACCATCGAGGATTTCCGCGCCGATGGAGGACTACCCGGAACCGTGGGCTCGTATCTGGCGCGGGAGGACCGGCTGCTGATCCCGCTGGAAGGGCTGGGCGTGAAGAAAGCAGGCTCCGGATACGAGTTCGATTTCAGCGCGGGTTTTCACAACGTCCGTCATGAACTCTGCCATCTGCTGTGGGCGGACATCGGCAACATGGCGGGCATCTGGATGAGCGAAGGGTTCGCCGAATACATGGCCTGCGCACCCTATGACAATCTGCGCTTCAACTTCGTCCGGCTGCCGGATGCCGCGCTCGAGTTCGCCATCGGCGGAAACAAGAAGTTGGCCAGCCGATCTCTCGGAAAGGAGATCGTGATGCCCCGCCTGCGCGAATTCATGAGCCAGTCACAGCCGGAGTTCTACGAGGACCCGAACAAGAACTACGGGCTGGGACTGCTGTTGGTTTATTACTTCCTCGTGCTGGATGGAGATGGCTCCGGCGGGCGCTTCAAGGCGGCCATCAAAGCCTGCCAGGACGAGGGGCGGGAAGAAGCGCTCAGCGCGCTGTCAGGCGGCCGGGATTACGTGCAGCTTGAGAAGGACTTTGTGAACGCGCTCCGGAACAAGGGCGTGACGGTGACGTTCCAATAA